A stretch of the Synechocystis sp. PCC 7338 genome encodes the following:
- a CDS encoding ferredoxin, whose protein sequence is MVMADLNFPPDRRSGLEPELGGDWRNFDDRSGLEPELGGELRERGVYVDEVTCIGCKNCAHVAPNTFTIEQEHGRSRAFSQNGDDEAVIQEAIDTCPVDCIHWVPYDELKQLEEKRKSQQIRPLGYPQINPHM, encoded by the coding sequence ATGGTGATGGCGGATCTAAATTTTCCTCCCGATCGCCGTTCTGGATTGGAACCGGAGTTGGGGGGAGATTGGCGTAACTTCGATGACCGTTCTGGTTTGGAGCCGGAATTGGGTGGGGAGTTGCGGGAAAGGGGGGTCTATGTGGACGAGGTGACCTGCATTGGTTGCAAAAACTGTGCCCACGTAGCCCCCAATACTTTCACAATTGAGCAGGAACACGGCCGCTCCCGGGCCTTTAGCCAAAATGGGGATGATGAGGCGGTAATCCAAGAGGCGATCGACACCTGTCCGGTGGACTGCATCCATTGGGTGCCCTACGACGAACTGAAACAGTTAGAGGAAAAACGAAAAAGTCAACAGATTCGTCCTTTGGGTTATCCACAAATCAATCCCCATATGTGA
- a CDS encoding element excision factor XisI family protein: MKVYWVQRDGTEDGIANELVANGIPKEVIVLGFHEPSVRPHTGFAIA; encoded by the coding sequence TTGAAGGTTTATTGGGTACAACGTGATGGAACTGAGGACGGCATTGCCAATGAACTAGTTGCCAATGGTATTCCTAAAGAAGTCATTGTTTTGGGTTTCCATGAGCCGTCAGTACGTCCCCACACTGGATTTGCGATCGCCTAA
- the tgt gene encoding tRNA guanosine(34) transglycosylase Tgt: MPLPSVNFTYQCQARCSHSQARAGIFQTPHGPVETPRFMPVGTLATVKGITPAQLADTQAQMVLANTYHLHLQPGEKIIAAAGGVHKFMGWPGPMLTDSGGFQVFSLSQLRTIDERGVTFRSPRDGRLIDMTPENSIRIQNALGADVIMAFDECPPGQGDRLMVEQATARTYRWLERCIEAHQRPQDQALFAIVQGGTFLDLRSQAAEQLIALDLPGYAIGGVSVGEAPALIDKVVQHTAPLLPAHKPRYLMGVGTYREMARAIFAGIDLFDCVIPTRFGRHGTALVQGQRWNLKNATFREDHRPLDETCPCYTCQTFSRAYLNHLIRSREMLGYILLSLHNITELIRFTQSIRQAILNDTFTQDFAHWLTPPE, encoded by the coding sequence GTGCCATTGCCTAGTGTGAATTTTACCTATCAGTGCCAAGCCCGGTGTTCCCATAGCCAAGCCCGGGCTGGAATTTTTCAGACCCCCCATGGGCCGGTGGAAACTCCCCGTTTTATGCCCGTGGGTACCTTAGCTACAGTTAAAGGCATTACCCCTGCCCAGCTAGCCGATACCCAAGCTCAAATGGTGTTGGCCAACACCTACCATCTCCATCTCCAACCAGGGGAAAAGATCATTGCCGCCGCTGGGGGAGTACACAAATTTATGGGCTGGCCGGGCCCCATGCTGACGGATTCCGGTGGGTTTCAAGTTTTTAGCCTCAGTCAGCTACGCACCATCGATGAACGGGGGGTCACATTTAGATCGCCAAGGGATGGCCGCTTGATTGATATGACCCCAGAAAATTCCATCCGCATCCAAAATGCTTTGGGCGCCGACGTGATTATGGCCTTTGATGAATGTCCCCCCGGCCAAGGCGATCGCCTGATGGTGGAACAAGCTACAGCCCGCACTTACCGCTGGCTAGAAAGGTGTATTGAAGCCCACCAAAGACCCCAGGATCAAGCCCTGTTTGCCATCGTCCAGGGAGGCACCTTTTTAGACCTGCGTTCCCAAGCAGCGGAACAACTCATTGCTTTGGATTTACCCGGTTACGCCATTGGCGGAGTAAGCGTAGGGGAAGCACCAGCCCTGATTGACAAAGTGGTGCAACACACTGCCCCATTATTACCAGCCCATAAACCCCGTTATTTGATGGGGGTGGGCACCTACCGGGAAATGGCCAGGGCAATTTTTGCGGGCATTGATTTGTTTGATTGTGTCATTCCTACCCGTTTTGGTCGCCACGGCACAGCATTGGTACAGGGGCAACGGTGGAACTTAAAAAATGCTACTTTCCGTGAAGATCATCGCCCCTTGGATGAAACGTGCCCTTGCTATACCTGCCAAACTTTTTCCCGGGCTTACCTAAACCATTTGATCCGCTCCAGGGAGATGTTGGGGTACATTCTGCTTTCTTTGCACAATATTACGGAATTAATTCGCTTCACCCAAAGCATCCGCCAAGCAATTTTAAATGATACTTTTACCCAAGATTTTGCCCATTGGTTAACCCCACCAGAGTAG
- a CDS encoding NAD(P)/FAD-dependent oxidoreductase, which yields MNYVTTPTAFVESKLNSVPGDALGYLRRLDRRWQALCQGNLPPIAEVAQKVNANLGETNFDAVICGGTLGILLAASLQTNGWRIAVLERGKLQGRAQEWNISRQELQTFVELNLLTSEELETAIASEYNPGRIAFHGGQEFWVENVLNVGVDPVYLLEKLKQKFLQAGGKLLEHSAFQKATIHPDGVAIHYQHNGENQVEKKLTSRLLIDAMGHGSPLVNQARQGEIPDGVCLVVGSCAQGYSDNSTGDLIATTTEIANNCQYFWEAFPARDGRTTYLFTYVDVHPDRISLEFLFQEYFRLLPEYQKINLDQLQWQRFLSGFFPAYKSSPLHFPWDRVLAVGDSAGSQSPVSFGGFGAMVRHLQRLTKAIGEALAGDYLTTADLALLQPYQPNIGVTWLFQQTMGVKVGQKSDPDQINHLMNAVFAVMDRQGQEVMEPFLQDVIQWSGLTQTLPRVNPFIVLPLLPQIGLPALLEWLSHYTNLAVHSIAYPLGKNILFTNPSFEQKRRLEAWYYGSGYDFHH from the coding sequence ATGAACTATGTAACTACGCCCACAGCTTTTGTGGAATCTAAACTTAATTCTGTGCCAGGGGATGCCCTGGGTTATCTACGACGTTTAGATCGGCGTTGGCAGGCCCTATGTCAGGGAAATTTACCGCCCATTGCCGAAGTAGCCCAAAAAGTTAACGCCAACTTGGGGGAAACGAATTTTGACGCAGTAATTTGCGGAGGTACCCTGGGGATTTTACTAGCTGCCAGTTTACAAACCAATGGTTGGCGCATTGCTGTCCTAGAACGGGGAAAATTACAGGGCCGTGCCCAGGAATGGAACATTTCTCGCCAGGAGTTACAAACTTTTGTCGAATTAAACCTACTTACCTCAGAAGAATTGGAAACGGCGATCGCCAGTGAGTATAATCCCGGTCGCATTGCCTTCCATGGCGGGCAGGAATTTTGGGTAGAAAATGTTTTAAATGTGGGTGTAGACCCAGTTTATTTACTAGAAAAACTTAAGCAAAAATTCCTCCAAGCCGGAGGTAAATTGTTAGAGCATAGTGCCTTTCAGAAAGCAACTATTCACCCCGATGGAGTTGCTATTCATTATCAGCATAATGGAGAAAATCAAGTCGAAAAAAAACTCACCAGCCGTTTGCTCATTGATGCCATGGGCCACGGTTCTCCTTTGGTAAATCAGGCTCGACAAGGGGAAATCCCCGATGGAGTTTGCCTCGTTGTCGGTAGTTGCGCCCAGGGTTATTCTGATAACAGCACTGGAGATTTAATTGCTACCACCACGGAAATTGCCAACAATTGTCAATACTTTTGGGAAGCTTTTCCTGCTCGGGATGGCCGCACCACCTATTTATTTACCTATGTAGATGTGCATCCAGACCGCATCAGTTTAGAATTTCTTTTTCAGGAATATTTTCGTCTATTACCTGAGTATCAAAAAATCAATCTAGACCAACTGCAATGGCAACGGTTTTTATCTGGTTTTTTCCCTGCTTATAAATCTAGTCCTCTACATTTTCCTTGGGATCGGGTACTAGCCGTGGGGGACAGTGCCGGCAGTCAATCCCCAGTTAGCTTTGGTGGTTTCGGCGCCATGGTCCGCCATTTACAACGGTTAACTAAGGCCATTGGCGAAGCTTTGGCAGGGGATTATTTGACCACGGCGGATCTGGCTCTTTTGCAACCCTACCAACCGAATATCGGGGTTACTTGGTTATTTCAACAAACCATGGGGGTTAAAGTCGGGCAAAAATCAGATCCAGATCAAATTAATCACTTAATGAATGCAGTTTTTGCTGTTATGGATCGGCAAGGACAAGAAGTAATGGAACCTTTTTTGCAAGATGTAATCCAATGGTCTGGTCTAACCCAAACTTTGCCGAGGGTAAATCCGTTCATCGTGTTACCTTTATTGCCCCAAATTGGCCTGCCAGCTTTGCTAGAATGGCTCAGTCATTATACCAACTTAGCGGTGCATAGCATAGCCTATCCCCTGGGTAAAAATATTCTATTTACTAATCCTAGCTTTGAACAAAAACGCCGTCTAGAAGCTTGGTATTATGGATCTGGTTACGATTTCCACCATTGA
- a CDS encoding Fe(3+) ABC transporter substrate-binding protein, which produces MTTKISRRTFFVGGTALTALVVANLPRRASAQSRTINLYSSRHYNTDDALYDAFGKVNLIEASAEELIERIQSEGANSPGDILFTVDAGMLWRAEQAGLFQPVRTAKLDERIPENLRHPDGLWYGFTQRARVLYYSRDRVNPADLSTYEALADPQWRGKILVRPSSNIYNLSLTASRIAIHGEPDTRRWLEGLVGNFARQPEGNDTAQIRAVAAGIGDVAIANSYYYIRLQKSPDPADQEVVQKVSMFFPNTGPGERGTHVNVSGAGVLKNAPNRDAAIAFLEYLASDEAQRYFAEGNNEYPVISEVPIDPVLASHGQLKGDPLNVSNLGRYQPVSARLMNEVGWQ; this is translated from the coding sequence ATGACAACTAAGATTTCCCGGCGGACTTTTTTTGTGGGAGGAACCGCCCTCACCGCCCTGGTGGTAGCGAATCTGCCCCGACGGGCCTCAGCCCAGTCCCGCACCATCAATCTCTATTCCTCCCGGCATTACAACACCGATGATGCCCTTTATGATGCCTTTGGAAAGGTTAATCTCATTGAAGCCAGCGCCGAAGAACTGATTGAGCGCATTCAGAGTGAAGGGGCTAATAGCCCAGGGGATATTTTGTTTACCGTAGATGCCGGTATGTTGTGGCGGGCGGAACAAGCGGGACTTTTTCAACCCGTTCGCACTGCCAAGCTGGATGAGCGCATTCCCGAAAATCTGCGGCACCCCGATGGCTTGTGGTATGGCTTTACCCAAAGGGCGCGGGTTTTGTATTACAGTCGAGACCGGGTTAATCCGGCGGATCTTTCCACCTACGAGGCCCTGGCGGATCCCCAATGGCGAGGGAAAATTCTGGTTCGTCCCTCCAGTAATATATACAATCTTTCCCTCACCGCCTCCCGCATTGCTATCCATGGGGAACCGGACACCCGTCGCTGGCTGGAGGGTTTGGTGGGTAACTTTGCTCGGCAACCGGAGGGTAATGATACGGCGCAAATTCGGGCTGTTGCGGCAGGCATAGGGGATGTGGCGATCGCCAATAGCTATTACTACATTCGTCTGCAAAAATCCCCAGATCCCGCCGATCAGGAAGTTGTGCAAAAAGTGAGTATGTTCTTTCCCAATACTGGCCCCGGGGAGCGGGGTACCCACGTCAATGTTAGTGGTGCCGGGGTGCTCAAAAATGCCCCTAATCGGGATGCGGCGATCGCCTTCCTGGAGTATCTAGCCAGTGATGAGGCCCAGCGTTATTTTGCCGAGGGTAATAATGAGTATCCAGTTATTTCAGAGGTTCCCATTGATCCGGTACTCGCCAGCCATGGACAACTAAAGGGGGATCCCCTCAATGTTTCTAACCTAGGACGCTACCAGCCTGTTTCAGCTCGTTTGATGAATGAAGTGGGTTGGCAATAA
- the pdxA gene encoding 4-hydroxythreonine-4-phosphate dehydrogenase PdxA codes for MDCMSLPRLILTLGDPAGIGPEVVLKALAEPELAQICQLTVIGSHSVLAQTHGQLLAKNPDLNLADPEKINLLEVDHPNLEEVSVGRGDAISGTISFAYLNEAIARTLAGEFAGIVTAPIAKSAWQAAGHNYPGQTEVLASRAGVERFGMAFVGRSPFTGWTLRTLLATTHIPLKAVPSALTPELMDSKLDLLLTCLAQDFGITAPSVAIAGLNPHSGEEGKLGEEEQNWLIPWLEQARKKHPQAKLIGPIPPDTMWVSPGKAWLTDAQTTASDAYLALYHDQGLIPVKLLAFDQAINTTIGLPFVRTSPDHGTAFDIAGQGIARADSMVAAIKLAAELVQQRSQPSA; via the coding sequence ATGGATTGTATGAGTTTGCCCCGTTTAATTTTGACCTTGGGTGATCCGGCTGGCATTGGTCCTGAGGTAGTGCTCAAAGCCCTGGCTGAACCAGAGTTAGCCCAAATTTGTCAGTTGACGGTGATCGGTTCCCATTCTGTGTTGGCCCAAACCCACGGGCAACTGTTGGCCAAAAATCCGGATTTAAACTTAGCCGATCCAGAAAAGATTAATTTACTGGAGGTGGACCATCCCAACCTCGAGGAGGTTAGCGTGGGCCGGGGTGATGCAATTAGTGGGACCATCAGTTTTGCCTATTTGAATGAGGCGATCGCCAGAACTTTGGCAGGGGAATTTGCCGGCATTGTCACTGCCCCGATCGCCAAATCCGCTTGGCAGGCCGCTGGCCATAATTACCCAGGGCAAACGGAAGTTTTAGCCAGCCGGGCTGGGGTAGAACGCTTTGGCATGGCATTTGTCGGGCGATCGCCTTTTACTGGCTGGACTTTACGCACCCTGCTAGCCACCACCCATATTCCCTTGAAAGCTGTACCATCGGCGTTGACCCCGGAGTTGATGGACAGCAAACTGGATTTATTGTTAACTTGCTTAGCCCAGGACTTTGGCATTACTGCACCGTCAGTGGCGATCGCCGGATTAAATCCCCACAGCGGTGAAGAGGGCAAATTGGGCGAGGAAGAACAAAATTGGTTGATTCCCTGGTTGGAGCAAGCTAGAAAAAAACATCCCCAGGCCAAATTAATCGGCCCCATTCCCCCGGATACCATGTGGGTCAGTCCGGGAAAAGCTTGGTTAACCGATGCCCAAACGACGGCATCCGATGCTTACTTGGCTTTGTACCACGACCAAGGCTTAATTCCCGTTAAACTGCTAGCGTTTGATCAAGCTATTAACACCACTATTGGCTTACCCTTTGTCCGTACTTCCCCCGACCATGGCACTGCTTTTGACATTGCAGGGCAAGGTATCGCTAGGGCTGATAGCATGGTAGCCGCTATTAAACTGGCTGCTGAATTGGTACAACAAAGATCCCAGCCATCGGCATAG
- a CDS encoding lysylphosphatidylglycerol synthase domain-containing protein, producing MTAWQKLQKIAPAAIGACLFVLSIGAIHSELHHYGWQNVLTSFQGIVKTRLAGAFALMLINYIILTGYDTLAMFYLGQSLPLAKTSFVGFVSYAISNSVGLALLSGSAIRYRLYQSWQVPASIIAQAIAFCNLSFWVGLLTVGGITFVVDPLQLPTFLHLPFLSVHPIGFTFLAIIGVYLLVTGNLIKPFKIGRWQTPKIPFAVSLAQIGLTAVDWILASGILYVLLPGHHHLSFPGFFGIYLLAQVAGIISNVPGGLGVFETVVLFLLTPKYSSVEVLGALLAYRVIYYWIPLGSASLSLGAFELFQHRRERRQKSGSE from the coding sequence ATGACCGCCTGGCAAAAGCTACAAAAAATTGCGCCAGCGGCGATCGGGGCCTGCTTATTTGTGCTTTCCATTGGGGCCATCCACTCGGAATTGCATCACTACGGTTGGCAAAATGTTTTGACAAGTTTCCAGGGCATTGTCAAAACCCGTTTGGCCGGAGCCTTTGCGCTCATGCTGATCAACTACATAATTTTGACTGGCTACGACACCCTGGCCATGTTTTATCTAGGGCAATCTTTACCCCTAGCCAAAACTAGCTTTGTCGGCTTTGTTAGTTACGCCATTAGTAACAGTGTGGGTCTGGCCCTCCTCAGTGGCAGTGCCATTCGTTACCGGCTCTATCAATCCTGGCAGGTTCCCGCCTCCATCATTGCCCAGGCGATCGCCTTTTGTAACCTCAGTTTTTGGGTTGGTTTGCTGACTGTGGGAGGCATAACTTTTGTGGTCGATCCCTTACAGTTGCCCACGTTTCTCCATTTACCTTTTTTATCAGTCCATCCCATCGGCTTTACTTTCCTCGCCATCATTGGGGTTTATCTGCTGGTGACAGGCAATTTGATCAAACCTTTCAAAATTGGCCGATGGCAAACTCCCAAAATTCCCTTTGCCGTATCCCTGGCCCAAATTGGTCTGACTGCAGTGGATTGGATTTTAGCCTCGGGCATTTTATACGTTCTGTTACCGGGGCACCATCACCTGAGTTTTCCTGGCTTTTTTGGCATTTACCTCCTGGCCCAGGTGGCGGGCATTATCAGTAACGTGCCGGGGGGACTGGGGGTATTTGAAACAGTGGTGCTGTTTTTGTTGACTCCCAAATATTCCTCGGTGGAGGTGCTGGGGGCATTGTTAGCCTACCGAGTGATTTATTACTGGATTCCTTTGGGCAGCGCCAGCCTAAGCTTAGGAGCATTCGAGCTTTTCCAACATCGACGGGAACGACGGCAGAAATCTGGTTCTGAGTAG
- a CDS encoding biopolymer transporter ExbD: protein MKSRVRGARTPGVNLVPMIDVLMSVLTFFVILTMSLTGKVIADLEPPQGSGNPVEQEASSPPRFEVGLNRHGELLVEGKVVEQEAFLQAIAIFLETHPQSEVRLTADSQLNFRQVDDLLTQMAEVGGDRVLLVMGK, encoded by the coding sequence ATGAAAAGCAGAGTTAGGGGGGCGAGGACGCCGGGGGTAAATTTAGTACCGATGATTGATGTGTTGATGTCGGTATTAACTTTTTTTGTGATTTTAACCATGTCCTTGACTGGAAAGGTTATTGCTGACCTGGAACCGCCCCAGGGTTCCGGAAACCCTGTTGAACAAGAAGCATCATCCCCGCCCAGATTTGAGGTGGGTTTAAATCGTCATGGGGAGCTTTTGGTGGAAGGAAAAGTTGTGGAGCAGGAGGCCTTTTTACAGGCGATCGCCATCTTTTTAGAAACCCATCCCCAGTCTGAGGTGAGGTTAACGGCGGATAGTCAGTTGAATTTCCGTCAAGTGGATGATTTATTAACCCAAATGGCGGAAGTTGGGGGAGATCGTGTGCTTTTGGTGATGGGAAAATAA
- the gdhA gene encoding NADP-specific glutamate dehydrogenase, with amino-acid sequence MAGSLFTDASKRLEKALKYVAISDDAGERLKYPKTSLSVSIPVRMDDGSLKIFPGYRVRYDDTRGPGKGGVRYHPNVTMDEVQSLAFWMTFKCALLNLPFGGAKGGITLNPKELSRAELERLSRGYIEAIADFIGPDVDILAPDVYTNEMMMGWMMDQYSIIRRKISPAVVTGKPITMGGSQGRNTATGTGAFFIMQAMLPKFDQYPENTTVAVQGFGNAGMVVAECLYQEGYKVVAISDSQGGIYNEQGVDIPAAIDYKQHNRSLAGMYCDQTLCDLGDNQQLSNAELLALDVDVLIPAALENQLTADNADQVKARYIFEVANGPTTSGADDILVSKGIYVFPDILVNAGGVTVSYFEWVQNRSGLYWSAKEVNDRLKEKMVEEAEQVWHIAQDLEVNVRTAAYIHALNRLSEAMDAKGTRDYYQDT; translated from the coding sequence ATGGCTGGATCTCTTTTTACCGATGCCAGTAAACGCCTCGAAAAAGCCCTTAAATATGTGGCCATTTCCGACGATGCCGGAGAAAGGCTGAAATATCCCAAAACTAGTCTCAGTGTTTCCATTCCGGTGCGTATGGACGATGGTTCCCTGAAAATATTTCCCGGTTACAGAGTGCGCTACGACGACACCAGAGGCCCCGGCAAGGGTGGGGTACGCTACCATCCCAACGTCACTATGGATGAGGTGCAGTCCCTTGCTTTTTGGATGACCTTTAAATGTGCCCTGTTAAATTTACCCTTCGGGGGGGCCAAGGGGGGCATTACCCTCAATCCCAAGGAACTAAGTCGGGCGGAATTAGAACGCCTTAGTCGGGGTTACATCGAGGCGATCGCCGATTTTATTGGCCCGGATGTCGACATCCTCGCTCCAGACGTTTACACCAACGAAATGATGATGGGCTGGATGATGGACCAATACAGCATCATTCGCCGCAAAATTAGTCCCGCCGTTGTCACCGGCAAACCAATCACCATGGGGGGCAGTCAGGGACGCAACACCGCCACTGGTACCGGGGCTTTTTTCATCATGCAGGCCATGTTGCCCAAATTTGACCAGTATCCCGAAAATACCACTGTGGCAGTCCAGGGCTTTGGTAATGCGGGCATGGTGGTGGCGGAATGCTTATACCAAGAAGGCTATAAGGTAGTGGCCATTAGTGATTCCCAGGGGGGCATTTACAACGAACAAGGGGTGGACATTCCCGCTGCCATTGACTACAAACAACACAACCGCAGTTTGGCTGGCATGTATTGTGACCAGACCCTGTGTGATTTGGGGGACAATCAACAACTGAGCAACGCTGAATTGTTAGCCCTGGACGTAGATGTACTGATTCCCGCCGCCCTGGAAAATCAACTTACTGCCGACAATGCGGATCAGGTGAAGGCCCGTTATATTTTTGAAGTGGCTAATGGCCCCACCACCAGCGGCGCCGACGATATTTTAGTCAGCAAAGGCATCTACGTTTTTCCCGATATTTTGGTCAATGCTGGGGGGGTGACGGTGAGCTACTTTGAATGGGTGCAGAACCGCAGTGGTCTGTACTGGAGTGCCAAGGAAGTTAACGATCGCCTGAAGGAAAAAATGGTGGAGGAAGCAGAACAGGTGTGGCACATTGCCCAGGACTTGGAAGTGAATGTGCGGACTGCGGCCTATATCCACGCCCTTAACCGCTTGAGTGAAGCTATGGACGCCAAGGGCACCAGGGACTACTACCAGGATACTTAG
- a CDS encoding biopolymer transporter ExbD, which translates to MRFKHQKSRNDLPELEITPMLNVMLVVLAFFVAVAANLAEEGPNLMVRLPQKTEALDRDDSNNGEEPEFLQVMLQTGGKLSVNDRPLEKAQLLEQLPDYLQQSADRRVYLQVAGDVPYQTVIETLTALQEVGGDRVSLVIGAGEEP; encoded by the coding sequence ATGAGATTTAAACATCAAAAATCCCGCAATGATTTACCGGAACTAGAAATCACCCCCATGCTCAATGTGATGTTGGTGGTGTTGGCCTTTTTTGTGGCCGTGGCCGCTAACCTAGCGGAAGAAGGGCCGAATTTAATGGTGCGTTTACCCCAAAAAACGGAAGCTTTGGATAGGGATGACTCAAACAATGGTGAGGAGCCAGAATTTCTCCAAGTGATGCTACAGACTGGGGGAAAACTGTCGGTGAACGATCGCCCCCTGGAAAAGGCCCAACTTCTAGAGCAATTACCGGATTACCTGCAACAATCCGCCGATCGCCGTGTTTATCTCCAGGTAGCGGGGGATGTGCCCTATCAAACTGTCATTGAAACCTTAACCGCTTTGCAAGAAGTTGGGGGCGATCGGGTTTCCCTGGTGATCGGTGCTGGTGAAGAGCCTTGA
- a CDS encoding DUF1257 domain-containing protein produces the protein MSHFSNIKTRIRNLDVLKTTLTNLGLDWKEGPATVRGYQGLTAKAAVVIEQGNDYDLGFSWNGQEYELVTDLQYWQQPLSVEGFLQKITQGYALETVLGESAKQGFAVTEQQKNEDGSVRLVVQRWSA, from the coding sequence ATGTCTCACTTTAGCAATATCAAAACCCGCATCCGTAACCTTGATGTGTTGAAAACCACCCTGACCAACTTGGGGTTGGATTGGAAAGAAGGGCCAGCCACGGTGCGAGGCTACCAGGGTTTGACCGCCAAGGCCGCAGTGGTGATCGAACAGGGCAATGATTATGACCTGGGCTTTAGCTGGAATGGTCAGGAATATGAGCTGGTGACGGATTTGCAGTACTGGCAGCAACCCCTATCGGTGGAAGGATTTTTACAAAAAATCACCCAGGGTTATGCTCTGGAAACCGTACTTGGTGAATCGGCTAAACAGGGCTTTGCCGTAACGGAACAACAAAAAAATGAAGATGGTTCGGTTCGCCTGGTTGTGCAACGCTGGAGTGCGTGA
- a CDS encoding RidA family protein has product MKIINTAHAPAPVGPYNQAIAANGFLFTAGQIALDPQTMTIVSEGNVEAQAKQVLANLGAVLQEAGCGWENVVKTTVFLQDMNDFAAVNAIYAQYFDEAIAPARSCVEVARLPKDVLVEIDCVAVLPS; this is encoded by the coding sequence ATGAAAATTATTAACACCGCCCATGCACCGGCCCCCGTTGGCCCCTACAACCAGGCGATCGCCGCCAACGGCTTTTTATTTACTGCGGGACAAATTGCCCTAGATCCCCAAACCATGACCATTGTGAGTGAGGGAAACGTGGAAGCCCAAGCAAAACAAGTCTTGGCTAATTTAGGTGCAGTGTTACAGGAAGCAGGCTGTGGTTGGGAAAATGTGGTTAAAACCACGGTTTTTTTGCAAGATATGAATGATTTCGCCGCTGTTAATGCCATCTATGCCCAATATTTCGATGAGGCGATCGCCCCGGCCCGTAGTTGTGTAGAAGTGGCCCGCCTGCCCAAGGATGTGTTGGTGGAAATTGATTGTGTCGCTGTGTTACCAAGCTAG
- a CDS encoding PetM family cytochrome b6-f complex subunit 7, whose translation MTAESMLANGAFIMIGLTLLGVAWGFVIIKLQGSEE comes from the coding sequence ATGACCGCTGAAAGCATGTTGGCCAATGGCGCTTTTATCATGATTGGCTTGACCCTACTAGGGGTGGCCTGGGGCTTTGTCATTATCAAACTCCAAGGTAGCGAAGAATAG
- a CDS encoding DUF2997 domain-containing protein — MGGLTVNLETLEFVIYPDGRVKETVTGIVGRSCQEVTAAIEAELGVVLTQQTTSEFFAQINPLNQSVQQSQTLSSWPGET; from the coding sequence ATGGGAGGATTGACCGTGAATCTAGAAACTCTGGAATTCGTCATTTACCCCGACGGCCGAGTAAAAGAAACGGTAACCGGCATTGTGGGCCGCTCTTGTCAGGAAGTGACCGCGGCGATCGAGGCTGAACTAGGGGTAGTGCTTACCCAGCAGACCACCTCGGAGTTTTTTGCCCAAATCAATCCGTTGAACCAGTCGGTTCAGCAGTCCCAGACCCTTTCTAGTTGGCCTGGGGAAACCTGA
- the queF gene encoding preQ(1) synthase: protein MTETAITTSDNVEKYGEREIRDAQLITFPNPRPGRRYDVHITLPEFTCKCPFSGYPDFATLYLTYCPDQKVVELKSIKLYINSYRDRHIPHEEVTNQILDDFVAAANPLYARLKADFNPRGNVHTVIKVEYHQPDKQI, encoded by the coding sequence ATGACCGAAACTGCAATTACCACCAGCGATAACGTCGAAAAGTATGGCGAGCGGGAAATTCGGGATGCCCAACTGATTACTTTCCCCAATCCCCGCCCAGGCCGTCGTTATGATGTCCACATCACCCTGCCGGAATTTACCTGCAAATGTCCTTTTTCCGGCTACCCCGATTTTGCCACCCTTTATCTAACCTATTGTCCCGACCAAAAGGTGGTGGAACTGAAATCTATTAAGCTTTATATCAATAGTTACCGCGATCGCCATATTCCCCACGAAGAAGTAACCAACCAAATTTTGGATGACTTTGTGGCGGCGGCCAATCCTTTGTACGCTAGACTGAAAGCGGATTTTAACCCGCGGGGTAACGTCCATACGGTGATTAAAGTGGAATATCACCAACCAGATAAGCAAATTTAG